A region of Lycium barbarum isolate Lr01 chromosome 1, ASM1917538v2, whole genome shotgun sequence DNA encodes the following proteins:
- the LOC132636478 gene encoding chaperonin CPN60-like 1, mitochondrial, with amino-acid sequence MYRFVANLASKARVARTNTQQIGGRLNWSRSYAAKDIRFGVEARVAMLQGIEELADVVKVTMGPKVNFLSTPLVNTLCLLYRLFIYLYVNNSTPLVNTHCLLHRLFMYYYVNNV; translated from the exons ATGTATCGTTTTGTAGCAAATCTTGCTTCCAAAGCCAG AGTGGCAAGAACCAACACCCAACAA ATTGGTGGAAGGTTAAATTGGAGTAGAAGTTATGCTGCAAAGGATATTAGATTTGGTGTTGAAGCTCGAGTTGCAATGCTTCAAGGTATTGAAGAACTTGCTGATGTTGTTAAAGTCACTATGGGTCCAAAGGTGAATTTTTTATCAACCCCATTAGTCAATACACTCTGTTTGTTATATAGATtgtttatatatttatatgtaaacAATTCAACCCCATTAGTGAATACACACTGTTTGTTACATAGATTGTTCATGTATTATTATGTAAACAATGTTTAG
- the LOC132636408 gene encoding uncharacterized protein LOC132636408 yields the protein MQKSIFLTLTNEQGQPPDCILKDAKNTSKLSYSSLLGSINPMSRSRVYQALAEEDIKADAKGNDVDLSLILINVKHITKLLGEQGREEYMVLDLKHKVICFLLERTKLCTNNT from the exons ATGCAGAAAAGTATATTCTTGACGTTGACAAATGAGCAG GGGCAACCCCCTGATTGCATACTAAAGGACGCAAAAAACACCAGCAAGCTAAGTTATTCAAGTTTGCTTGGGAGCATTAATCCTATGAGCAGATCTAGAGTTTATCAAGCTTTGGCAGAAGAAGATATTAAAGCT GATGCCAAGGGCAATGATGTTGATCTCAGTCTGATATTGATCAATGTGAAGCATATTACGAAGCTGCTAGGGGAACAAGGAAGAgaagaatatatggtcttggatctcaagcacaaagttatctgctttttgttggaaagaacaaaattatgcactaacaatacttga